The sequence below is a genomic window from Anaerocolumna chitinilytica.
ATATCTCTGCCTATTCCCTGGTCAAAAGCATTCCTTGCCTGGGTGTTTACAGTGAGGCTCTGGTTAAAATTAATCTCATATTGTATCTGCTGATCGGATACTGTATAGGTTATGTTGTTGGTATTGTCCTTGCAGTTAAAATAATTCTCCGGTTTTAAATCTCCGGTTTCGAATTGATTTTTTCCATAGGTTACATTGATTTCTTTTGCACCTTGCAAGCTTGCATATACGGTATCGGATAATATTAACTCACCTGTTTCAGGAATGTAGTTTACTTTTCCGGCAGCAGGACTATATGGGTCAATACTGGTATTTGATAAGGAGGCCAGTTGTATGTTCCCTGCGGCGATGGTTCCCGGGGTCCCGTTTTTATCTACATAGCTTATTGTAACATTGGGATTACCGCTGGCATCTACTGCTGAATCCAGGTTCTCATAAGAAAGCCGCAATCTATGTGTATTTATGGTGGAAGGCGCATTGGTATCAGGGCTTCCTCCTACTCCATAAGATACTTTTGTTATTGCATCCAGATTTTCACCGGTTAAATTCTCGGTAATGGTATAACTTATAGATGTATCCTGTTCAAAACTCAATGTTGAATTGGTCTTATATCCTGTAAAGACATATCGTCCGGCATAATTTGCATTACCTTCCTGATATATCTGCTTCTTCATCTCAGATAAGGTTTCCTCAATACTGCTTCTGTCGGAAGCGGTCAGGGAGTCCGATGCCCCTTGAACACAGCTGCTGTTTATCTTAGATACTATATCATTCATATTCTTTAGAGCTTCTTCTGTTACATCCATCCAGGACTTGGCATCCGGAATATTCTTCTCGTAATACTGGTTTAATTCAGATAAATTGGTTCGTAATTTTAGAGCTCTGACTGCAACAATCGGGTCTTCGGAAGGCCGTTGTATTTTTTTACCCGTAGAATACTGTTCGTCCAGTTTATTCATGAGGTTTTTATTTTTATTGATATTTGACATTAGATTGTTCGTCATCATTTTATTGGTTATTCTCATCTGTATACCCTTTGTGCCTAAAGCCCAGTTGAAGGAATCCTGTCTGGCATCCTTTCTTTTATGAAATTTTCTATCAACCGTTTATTAAGATAAGTACCGTAAGGTAATGCTAAAACTCTGTCAGGCTGTTCTTTTATACTCCAGTACCATTGATTAATTTGTCGTATATTTCATTCATAACAGAGATGACCTTAGCTGACATATTATAGGCGTTCTGATACATTACCAGATTCATTGCCTCTTCATCGACATCGACTCCCGATACAGATAATCTTTGATTACTGATAACAGATAGGATATCTGCCTGGTTCTTCGCATTATTCGTAGCCTTTTTAGAATCAATTCCAACTTCTGCGACCATTGTCTGGAAAAATGATGCCGGTGTTCCCTGTTTAAACATGGAAGCTTTATCTTTTAATGCGATTAAAGCATCGACAACCGTCTTATCCTCTACGCCATTTGTGATTTCTTTACCAGAGGTTGCTATCATGGACGGGTTCTTAAAGATTTCCGATGATACAGAGAAATTAGCCGCCGTAAGATTATAGTAACCTACTGCATCAAGGTCATAATCAGCTCCGGTAGCCGGAATCTTACCGGTAAAGAAATTCTTTCCTTTGTTATTGTTTAAATCATAACCAGTTTTATGAATGCTGTTAAAGCTCTCTGAAAATGTCCTTGCCAGTTCATTCAGCTGACTCATATAATAAGGAATTCCCTTGTAATCAATACTCTCTCCAATGGATGCGGAGCTGCCCACTGTGTCATTAGTGGGATTCTCCAGGTTGAATTTATATTCCAGATTCCCACTGGCATTGGTAGTAACGTTAAAACTATTATATTTATACTGCAGATTATCTATTGTGATATATCCCTCGGAGGGTATATTCAATTTTTCAATGTCGTTAATGCTGGTAGCTCCGAGTGTTACCGTCTTTTTATCCGCACTTATTGCGGTTACTCCTCCGTTTAAATATTCCTGGTTATTTCCGTCCCTAACTTGAAAAAGTGCACTTAAATAGCCTTGAGAAGTGTTGTTTTGGAAAGCAAAATTATTACCGTTATCCCATTTTATTTCGTATAGTCCGTCCGCATCATTCTGATTTACCTTTTCATCCCGGGGTACTACTTTAAGGGTATTGTAATCACCGGTATTAACAAGGGTCTGCCCTTCGATTTTAACAACATAGCTTGTGACACCTACATTCTGCCCTACTACATTTTCAGTGACGGAAACATTTACGATACCGGATAATTCGTCTATTAGATTGTTTCTCTGGTCTCTTAAATCATTTGCCGTACCGCCTCCGGCTTCTAAGGTATTAATCTGCTGGGTTACGGAAGCTATCTGCTGCCCCAGGGAATTAACCTTGTCCACTTGTGTCTTAATTTCAAAATTGCATTCCTGCTGTATGTTCGTGAGACTATTAGCCATTCCATTGAAGTATTCCGTTAAATTCTGTGCATAGTTTACCAATTGGTTTCTTGTTGTTCCGCTGGAAGGATTTTTAGATAATTCCTGGAGACTGTCAAACATGGAATTATAAGAAGTTGTAAATCCTTTGAGACTTACTTCATTAAAATAGTTCTCTATTTCCGTCATATAATACTGCTTGGCTGCATATTCTCCGTTTGCTGTATTGGTTTTACGATATTTCAAATCATAGTATGCATCTCTTGATTGTGTAATACTGGTTGCTGTTACACCCGCTCCCATCATACCGTAAGAGTTATTTGTTCTTATTGCTGCGGCTGCTTTTTGATTTAAGACCTGTCTCGTGTAACCATCTGTTTCCGTATTGGATATGTTATGGGAGGTGGTATTAATAGCTGCCTGATATGTATATAATCCGGATGTTCCGATGTTTAGTCCAAAAAATGTTGACGGCATCTTTCTTCTCCTTCTCTTATAGTCTTGTTACAATATGTT
It includes:
- the flgL gene encoding flagellar hook-associated protein FlgL, with protein sequence MRITNKMMTNNLMSNINKNKNLMNKLDEQYSTGKKIQRPSEDPIVAVRALKLRTNLSELNQYYEKNIPDAKSWMDVTEEALKNMNDIVSKINSSCVQGASDSLTASDRSSIEETLSEMKKQIYQEGNANYAGRYVFTGYKTNSTLSFEQDTSISYTITENLTGENLDAITKVSYGVGGSPDTNAPSTINTHRLRLSYENLDSAVDASGNPNVTISYVDKNGTPGTIAAGNIQLASLSNTSIDPYSPAAGKVNYIPETGELILSDTVYASLQGAKEINVTYGKNQFETGDLKPENYFNCKDNTNNITYTVSDQQIQYEINFNQSLTVNTQARNAFDQGIGRDIDEIMYAVNDVESVENKIAEVKKNLEDKSLTQTQIDQLNKTLTNLQTEFKLKTDVMQDKFNKGILGSKNAQDKLNTAVADLGTRSVRLDMTEDRLSSQQTDFEDLMSNNEDADIAETYIKLNSAQMIYNASLNATGKTVKTNLLDFL
- the flgK gene encoding flagellar hook-associated protein FlgK, translated to MPSTFFGLNIGTSGLYTYQAAINTTSHNISNTETDGYTRQVLNQKAAAAIRTNNSYGMMGAGVTATSITQSRDAYYDLKYRKTNTANGEYAAKQYYMTEIENYFNEVSLKGFTTSYNSMFDSLQELSKNPSSGTTRNQLVNYAQNLTEYFNGMANSLTNIQQECNFEIKTQVDKVNSLGQQIASVTQQINTLEAGGGTANDLRDQRNNLIDELSGIVNVSVTENVVGQNVGVTSYVVKIEGQTLVNTGDYNTLKVVPRDEKVNQNDADGLYEIKWDNGNNFAFQNNTSQGYLSALFQVRDGNNQEYLNGGVTAISADKKTVTLGATSINDIEKLNIPSEGYITIDNLQYKYNSFNVTTNASGNLEYKFNLENPTNDTVGSSASIGESIDYKGIPYYMSQLNELARTFSESFNSIHKTGYDLNNNKGKNFFTGKIPATGADYDLDAVGYYNLTAANFSVSSEIFKNPSMIATSGKEITNGVEDKTVVDALIALKDKASMFKQGTPASFFQTMVAEVGIDSKKATNNAKNQADILSVISNQRLSVSGVDVDEEAMNLVMYQNAYNMSAKVISVMNEIYDKLINGTGV